In one Sphingobacterium daejeonense genomic region, the following are encoded:
- a CDS encoding STN domain-containing protein, translated as MKLTLLLLTCISLGAYATGKAQNINLNLNNTSLEHILEEVSKQSKLRLFYDQQILKNLKIRQINFENASVSTVLSKTLKGKNLTFKIIDGTIVITEKKQTNYEIKGLVSDINGPLQGVTVSVTQTPSIHTITDQNGQYSLRVPENSTVTFRYMGYTDQEFQIDQNRTLNVTLVSSSSELEEIVVVGYGTRKKLI; from the coding sequence ATGAAGCTAACCTTGTTACTCTTGACCTGTATATCCTTAGGCGCATATGCCACAGGAAAAGCGCAAAACATCAACTTGAACTTAAACAACACAAGTTTAGAACATATTTTAGAAGAAGTTTCTAAACAAAGTAAACTGCGATTGTTTTATGACCAACAAATTCTAAAAAATCTTAAAATTAGACAGATAAATTTTGAGAATGCTTCGGTATCAACTGTTTTGAGTAAAACTTTGAAAGGTAAAAACCTGACTTTCAAGATTATTGACGGAACTATTGTTATCACTGAAAAGAAACAGACAAACTATGAAATCAAAGGTCTTGTAAGTGATATAAATGGACCTCTTCAAGGTGTAACTGTATCAGTTACTCAAACACCAAGTATCCACACTATTACAGATCAAAATGGACAATATAGCCTTAGAGTACCAGAAAATTCTACTGTTACTTTCCGATATATGGGCTATACTGACCAAGAATTTCAAATCGATCAAAACAGGACGTTAAATGTAACTTTAGTTTCTTCGTCTTCTGAACTTGAAGAGATTGTGGTTGTAGGTTATGGTACCAGAAAAAAGCTAATTTAA
- a CDS encoding TonB-dependent receptor plug domain-containing protein, producing the protein METFKTTNLGEALAGQVANLNIGVSDGKPGRGASFNIRGNTSINGGSPLILLDGVPISSFELNNISPQSIENISILKDASSAAIYGAPSCLWGYINHNKRRKRWKTSNKL; encoded by the coding sequence TTGGAAACTTTTAAAACTACTAATCTTGGTGAAGCATTAGCAGGTCAAGTTGCCAATTTAAATATTGGGGTAAGTGATGGAAAACCTGGTCGAGGAGCATCATTTAATATTCGAGGAAACACTTCTATCAATGGTGGGTCTCCATTAATATTATTGGACGGTGTACCTATTAGTTCCTTTGAATTAAACAATATTTCTCCACAAAGCATTGAAAACATATCCATTTTAAAAGATGCTTCTTCAGCTGCTATTTATGGAGCGCCGAGCTGCCTATGGGGTTATATTAATCACAACAAAAGAAGGAAAAGATGGAAAACCTCAAATAAACTATAA
- a CDS encoding RNA polymerase sigma factor, with protein MKRFTDVQLFHHIKNNNRFAFCELVDRYSEILFRFINKRIQCREDSKDILQEVFSNFWLRRDKIEITDSLYPYLFTSAKNEIIDRISKNKKYQTQLLIFSDFLTDIVSYSSEDVLMAKELDSLIFKEVNKMPATMKAVFELSRNNKMTIKDIAKNLTISEQTVKNNISLALHRLRLKFK; from the coding sequence ATGAAGCGTTTCACGGATGTCCAGTTATTTCATCACATTAAAAATAATAACAGATTTGCATTTTGCGAATTAGTAGATCGCTATTCTGAAATTCTATTCCGTTTTATCAATAAACGTATTCAATGTCGTGAAGACAGTAAGGACATTTTACAAGAAGTGTTTTCTAATTTTTGGTTGAGAAGAGATAAGATAGAAATTACAGATTCTTTATATCCCTATTTATTTACTTCTGCAAAAAATGAAATCATCGATCGTATTTCTAAAAACAAAAAGTATCAAACTCAGCTTTTAATATTTTCAGATTTCCTTACTGACATTGTCAGTTATTCATCTGAAGATGTCTTAATGGCGAAGGAATTAGATTCATTGATTTTTAAAGAAGTGAACAAAATGCCAGCAACCATGAAGGCAGTATTTGAACTAAGTAGGAATAATAAAATGACTATAAAAGATATTGCCAAAAATTTAACTATCTCAGAACAGACAGTAAAAAACAATATTTCACTCGCCTTACATCGACTCAGACTAAAATTCAAATAA
- a CDS encoding radical SAM protein, with the protein MKIKKWNPYIFGGGTPSILEAKEIDKLIGQVAKYFEISSGAEITLEANPDDLDKKKVQDLRNTEINRFSIGIQSFYEEDLIWMNRAHNSEEAKSSIMRVQDAGFEKHNL; encoded by the coding sequence TTGAAGATAAAAAAGTGGAATCCTTATATTTTTGGAGGGGGAACTCCTTCGATATTGGAAGCTAAAGAAATCGATAAGCTAATTGGACAGGTTGCCAAATATTTTGAAATCAGTTCAGGTGCTGAAATTACATTGGAAGCAAATCCTGATGATCTTGATAAAAAGAAAGTTCAAGATTTAAGAAATACAGAAATCAACAGGTTCAGTATTGGAATCCAATCATTTTACGAAGAAGACTTAATATGGATGAATCGGGCACACAATTCCGAGGAAGCAAAATCTTCCATTATGCGGGTTCAAGATGCTGGATTCGAAAAACATAACTTGTGA
- a CDS encoding TonB-dependent receptor domain-containing protein has product MNRSNYLLDGEQYTYTSVPSPKSENFTWETSKTVDVGLDATFFKDRLNLVFDYYQRNTNNMLAPYHSLPSVYGAAVPKENIASLRNRGWELTVGWQDQINGSHPFPIRN; this is encoded by the coding sequence ATGAACCGTTCAAATTATCTTTTGGATGGTGAACAATATACTTATACTTCAGTGCCTAGCCCGAAATCTGAAAATTTCACATGGGAAACATCTAAAACTGTTGATGTAGGCTTGGATGCAACTTTTTTCAAAGACCGATTGAATTTGGTGTTCGATTATTATCAAAGGAATACTAACAATATGTTAGCGCCTTACCATTCATTACCTTCTGTATATGGTGCTGCAGTTCCTAAAGAAAACATTGCTTCTTTGCGTAACAGAGGTTGGGAACTAACTGTAGGCTGGCAAGATCAAATCAATGGCAGCCACCCCTTTCCAATACGGAATTAA
- a CDS encoding Fic family protein produces the protein MYVHCQNLHLLSDLDPFVRLAIVHHQFESVHFFYDGNGRTGRIINILYMVKKE, from the coding sequence ATGTATGTCCACTGTCAAAATCTGCATCTTCTATCGGATCTTGATCCTTTTGTCAGATTAGCTATTGTTCATCATCAATTTGAAAGTGTTCACTTTTTTTACGATGGTAATGGAAGAACAGGGCGTATTATCAACATACTATATATGGTAAAAAAGGAATAA
- a CDS encoding GH92 family glycosyl hydrolase: MFSIRLPQLGKVWSKTKSIMPLALMCISAFQTFAQKTEVDYVNPYMGNISHLLVPTFPTVHLPNSLLRVYPERGDYTSDRINGLPLIVTSHRGSSAFNLSPLTSGTRELEPVINYSYDQETINPYSYSVYLDQDNIQVDFAVSHQSAIYELNFEKEGTPQLIFNTRKGDIKWDGKGLSGSQDIGNNTKVYLYAEFQKHPAQIGSIKNGKISNNSESSGENANLILTFPNGTKSVSVRYGISFIDAAQAKANVNREIKDFDLAKIEEIGKQTWNKALGKLKVEGNNENDKNIFYTSLYRTFERPVNISEDGRYFSAFDGKVHNDEGTPFFTDDWIWDSYRAHHPLNVLIDTKKEGNILQSFVRMSEQMDNFWLPTFPEINGDSRRMNSNHGVAAILDAYEKGIRSFNVEEAYRAAKGAITEKTLAPWSGKPAGKMDQFFVDKGYIPALNPGEKEIYTEVHDFERRQPVAVTLGTSYDLWCLAQLAKHLGKTDEYDRFMKMSFNYRNLFNQETKFFHPKDEKGQFIQPFDYVFSGGQGAREYYGENNAWIYRWDVQHNIPDLINLMGGNQKFVQYLDEMFCSTFRQIKI; this comes from the coding sequence ATGTTTAGTATCAGACTTCCTCAACTAGGAAAGGTGTGGAGCAAAACCAAATCAATAATGCCTTTGGCATTGATGTGCATATCTGCATTCCAAACTTTTGCCCAAAAAACCGAAGTAGATTATGTGAACCCTTATATGGGTAATATCTCACATCTTTTGGTTCCAACCTTCCCAACAGTTCACCTCCCTAATTCTTTGTTGCGGGTCTATCCTGAAAGAGGAGATTACACCTCAGATAGAATTAACGGATTGCCATTAATCGTAACTAGCCACCGAGGAAGTTCTGCATTCAATCTGAGCCCCCTGACATCTGGAACCCGAGAATTAGAACCTGTAATAAATTATAGCTATGATCAAGAAACGATCAATCCGTATAGTTATTCAGTTTATTTAGATCAGGATAATATTCAAGTAGATTTCGCAGTATCTCACCAATCTGCAATCTATGAATTGAACTTTGAAAAAGAAGGAACGCCCCAATTAATTTTCAATACAAGAAAAGGAGATATAAAATGGGATGGAAAAGGATTGTCAGGAAGTCAAGATATCGGAAATAACACAAAAGTGTATCTCTACGCCGAGTTTCAAAAACATCCCGCTCAGATCGGTTCAATCAAAAACGGAAAAATCAGTAATAATTCTGAATCTTCTGGAGAAAATGCTAACCTGATTTTGACATTTCCTAATGGTACAAAGTCTGTTTCGGTACGTTATGGAATTTCATTTATTGATGCAGCTCAAGCAAAAGCAAATGTAAATAGAGAAATTAAAGATTTTGACTTAGCTAAAATTGAAGAAATTGGTAAGCAAACATGGAATAAGGCACTAGGCAAATTGAAGGTTGAAGGAAATAATGAAAATGATAAAAATATTTTCTATACATCCTTATATAGGACATTCGAACGGCCGGTAAATATTTCTGAAGATGGTCGCTATTTTAGTGCTTTCGATGGCAAAGTACATAATGATGAAGGAACACCTTTCTTTACAGATGATTGGATCTGGGACTCTTATCGTGCTCATCATCCACTCAATGTTTTGATCGATACCAAAAAAGAAGGTAATATCTTACAATCTTTTGTTAGGATGTCTGAACAGATGGATAACTTTTGGTTGCCAACATTCCCAGAAATCAATGGGGATAGTCGTAGGATGAACTCCAATCATGGCGTAGCTGCCATATTGGATGCATACGAAAAAGGAATCCGTTCTTTTAATGTCGAGGAAGCATATCGTGCCGCCAAAGGTGCAATTACAGAAAAAACATTAGCACCATGGTCAGGAAAACCAGCAGGAAAAATGGACCAATTCTTTGTGGACAAAGGATATATCCCTGCATTAAATCCGGGAGAAAAGGAAATCTATACCGAAGTACATGATTTCGAACGTAGACAACCCGTTGCGGTAACTCTTGGAACATCCTATGATCTTTGGTGCCTAGCTCAATTAGCTAAGCATTTGGGCAAAACAGATGAATACGACCGTTTTATGAAAATGTCATTCAACTATAGGAATCTTTTCAACCAAGAAACAAAATTCTTCCACCCCAAAGATGAAAAAGGCCAATTCATTCAACCTTTCGATTATGTTTTCTCGGGGGGACAGGGTGCTAGAGAATACTATGGCGAAAACAACGCATGGATCTATCGTTGGGATGTTCAACATAATATCCCTGACTTAATCAATTTGATGGGTGGAAACCAAAAATTTGTACAGTATCTAGATGAAATGTTTTGTTCAACCTTTAGGCAAATCAAAATTTGA
- a CDS encoding RagB/SusD family nutrient uptake outer membrane protein: protein MLRWNEGHLFRTEYSGIYIKGFNQLIDLDNDGKPDLYVIKSTDNAPSDKVSGVQYFKLSSVNGLTEGESGRLTPYKNAKKPFENWEYLNPIPIEELTLNPKLKQNEGWDKIN from the coding sequence TTGCTTAGATGGAATGAGGGCCACTTATTCAGAACGGAATATTCCGGTATATATATTAAGGGGTTTAACCAATTAATAGACTTGGATAATGACGGTAAACCAGATCTGTATGTTATTAAAAGTACTGACAATGCACCATCTGACAAGGTATCTGGGGTACAATATTTCAAACTTTCCTCAGTGAATGGTTTAACAGAAGGAGAATCAGGAAGATTAACGCCATATAAGAACGCTAAAAAACCGTTCGAAAACTGGGAATATTTGAACCCAATTCCAATTGAGGAACTCACGCTTAATCCAAAATTAAAACAAAACGAAGGTTGGGATAAAATCAATTAA
- a CDS encoding SGNH/GDSL hydrolase family protein: MASLKNLIILSFALILFGCTHKPTMKPVKIHKGSRIVLIGNNLGSRMMEYGDFDTELHTRFPDSNLFIRNISSPGNTAGFRPHPSRNSPWAFPGAEKFNPEFDINTGSEGHFPTEDEWLTTLKPDVIIGFFGYNESFRGEEGLQDFKGEIAAFIDHTQNQDYNGGKGTQLILISPIAFEDLSNKYDLPDGKEINKNLKLYTDAMKQIAQEKKVPFLDVYGVTSKWIDQGSDDLTIDGSQLSEKSYARFAGYLVSSIFGKGDGKNSEHKDKIKAAVLEKDFIWTEDFKIPNGVHAYGRRFNPFGPEKLSV, encoded by the coding sequence ATGGCTTCTTTAAAGAACCTGATTATACTTTCTTTTGCCCTAATCCTTTTTGGCTGTACACATAAACCTACTATGAAACCTGTAAAGATCCATAAAGGGTCTCGTATAGTACTAATTGGGAACAATTTAGGCTCAAGAATGATGGAATATGGAGATTTCGACACTGAACTTCATACTCGGTTTCCAGACAGCAATCTATTTATAAGAAACATCAGTAGCCCTGGAAACACGGCAGGTTTCCGACCGCATCCATCACGGAATTCACCATGGGCATTTCCGGGAGCAGAAAAATTTAATCCTGAATTTGATATCAATACGGGAAGTGAGGGGCATTTTCCCACTGAAGACGAATGGTTAACCACATTAAAACCCGACGTTATAATTGGTTTCTTTGGGTACAATGAATCTTTCCGTGGTGAAGAGGGATTGCAAGATTTCAAAGGTGAGATAGCTGCATTTATTGATCATACGCAGAATCAAGATTATAATGGAGGGAAAGGCACTCAATTGATTTTGATATCTCCAATAGCATTTGAGGATCTTTCAAATAAATATGATCTTCCAGACGGAAAAGAAATCAACAAAAACCTTAAACTGTACACTGATGCTATGAAGCAAATTGCTCAGGAAAAGAAAGTTCCTTTTCTTGATGTATATGGAGTTACCAGCAAATGGATAGACCAGGGTTCAGATGATCTCACTATCGATGGCTCACAGTTATCTGAAAAATCTTATGCAAGATTTGCGGGTTATTTGGTTAGCAGCATTTTTGGTAAAGGAGATGGAAAAAATTCTGAACATAAGGATAAAATCAAAGCGGCTGTATTAGAAAAGGACTTTATTTGGACTGAAGACTTTAAAATTCCGAATGGTGTTCATGCTTATGGTCGTAGGTTTAACCCATTTGGTCCTGAAAAATTATCCGTTTGA
- a CDS encoding DUF6528 family protein, with translation MKRICILLILLFIAFNNSFGQQVLKKGFLVACGDDKLFIIDPNKSNNNHTEIIWKWVVSEAKSLPAEYIPLLKSLDECKPVMGNKKILVNSSSGATILVDIASKDVEFYAKTPMSHSVDLLPKNRIVVANSTHPKGNSIELYDLNKNEKVLFTDSLYSGHGVVWNPKDNLLYVLGYQLLKTYSLINWDTENPSLKLESSWRISDKSGHDLFRIDADNFLISTHNSVFLFNTSIKSFTDFTLLKGKKDVKSVNYYPKNNSLIYTIAEESWWTENIYMVNPNKTIKLPNLKLYKVRKAI, from the coding sequence ATGAAAAGAATCTGCATATTATTAATCCTATTATTTATTGCCTTTAATAATTCGTTTGGACAACAAGTTCTGAAAAAAGGCTTCTTGGTAGCTTGTGGTGACGATAAATTATTTATTATTGACCCCAATAAATCAAACAATAATCATACTGAAATCATCTGGAAATGGGTAGTCTCTGAAGCAAAATCATTGCCGGCAGAATACATTCCTCTATTAAAAAGCCTTGATGAGTGTAAACCAGTGATGGGAAATAAAAAAATCCTAGTCAATTCATCCTCTGGAGCGACAATACTCGTAGACATTGCATCAAAGGATGTAGAATTTTACGCAAAGACTCCTATGTCCCATTCTGTAGATTTATTGCCCAAAAACAGAATTGTTGTTGCAAATTCTACTCATCCTAAGGGCAACTCAATAGAATTATATGACCTCAATAAAAATGAAAAAGTTTTATTTACCGATTCACTTTATTCAGGTCACGGTGTAGTGTGGAACCCTAAAGATAATTTACTATATGTTTTGGGATATCAACTTCTAAAAACTTATTCATTGATAAATTGGGACACTGAAAATCCAAGTTTAAAATTAGAATCTTCGTGGAGAATTTCGGACAAAAGTGGGCATGATCTTTTCCGTATCGATGCTGATAATTTTTTAATATCAACGCATAATTCAGTTTTTTTATTTAATACCAGTATTAAATCATTCACTGATTTCACACTATTGAAAGGCAAAAAAGACGTTAAATCAGTAAATTATTACCCAAAAAACAATTCATTGATTTATACTATTGCAGAGGAAAGTTGGTGGACAGAAAACATTTATATGGTCAACCCAAACAAGACTATTAAATTGCCGAATCTAAAATTATATAAAGTTCGAAAAGCAATTTAG
- a CDS encoding GNAT family N-acetyltransferase produces the protein MIIRQGTFQDSEQIAAYLLLAMEEITYRFIGQRDRELALRFLVQLVQQKGNQYSYDNNWVIEDDGKVLATALIYDGGRLEELREPVAKIVTEQFNIEFNPENETQDGEYYIDCIGVNPEQQGKGLGSKIILHLIDEYVSKQGKVLGLLVDDDNPKAKKLYERLGFKVVGEKWLMGKHLEHMQIK, from the coding sequence ATGATAATTAGACAAGGAACCTTTCAGGATTCTGAACAAATTGCTGCATATTTATTACTGGCAATGGAAGAAATTACCTATCGCTTTATTGGACAAAGAGATCGAGAATTAGCTTTGAGGTTCTTAGTACAGCTAGTGCAACAAAAAGGAAATCAATATTCCTATGATAATAACTGGGTGATTGAAGATGACGGAAAAGTGTTAGCAACTGCATTGATTTATGATGGTGGTAGATTGGAAGAATTAAGAGAACCTGTGGCAAAAATTGTGACTGAACAATTCAATATAGAATTCAATCCAGAGAACGAAACCCAAGACGGAGAATATTATATTGATTGTATTGGTGTAAATCCTGAACAACAAGGAAAAGGATTAGGGTCTAAAATAATCTTGCACCTAATTGATGAGTATGTGTCTAAACAGGGAAAAGTATTGGGATTACTTGTAGATGATGATAATCCTAAAGCCAAAAAACTCTATGAAAGATTAGGTTTTAAAGTTGTTGGAGAAAAATGGTTAATGGGAAAGCATTTGGAACATATGCAGATAAAATAA
- a CDS encoding porin family protein: MKKLIFAAALLLIGVGANAQTPGQFKAGVNIGLPVGDVADVASFTAGADLAYLWNISENFQLGPTAGFQNYFIKSELKDLGAENVNFVPVAASGQYSIVPNFFIGADLGYAFVTSGGGDGGFYYMPKLGYQQPSYEVYGGYRGVSNDGSISAINLGVNFKF; this comes from the coding sequence ATGAAAAAATTAATTTTTGCTGCTGCCCTTTTATTAATTGGGGTTGGTGCCAATGCTCAAACTCCAGGTCAATTCAAAGCGGGTGTGAATATCGGATTGCCGGTAGGCGATGTTGCTGATGTTGCTTCATTCACTGCTGGAGCTGATTTAGCCTATTTATGGAATATCAGTGAGAACTTCCAATTGGGGCCAACTGCAGGTTTTCAAAACTATTTTATCAAATCTGAATTGAAAGATCTTGGTGCTGAAAATGTAAATTTTGTGCCAGTAGCTGCCTCAGGGCAATATTCAATCGTTCCAAACTTCTTTATTGGAGCTGATTTAGGATATGCTTTTGTAACTAGCGGTGGAGGTGATGGCGGATTTTATTATATGCCAAAATTAGGATACCAACAACCTTCTTATGAGGTTTACGGTGGTTACCGTGGAGTATCTAATGATGGATCTATTTCCGCAATTAACCTTGGGGTTAACTTCAAATTCTAA
- a CDS encoding WG repeat-containing protein, whose amino-acid sequence MKYIALILISMLFAYPVNAQNKEKMHAFFNQDSTLVGYKNAKGEIVIPAKIDASFGIPDSFQNIISVLEPTKDDRILSYFLTKEGKRVGKDSLYMFDNVPDCENEGFIRFRDQKTDKMGLLNSKGEIQIPAIYSHIDRVKNGMIAVLKDAVRKKTHPNSEYTYWEGGNTFLIDTNNNVLIQKFPIGDELNFHLVSIDGTYIEGDDWEKFTTIDGKKFAFLNFEKALLTTIKQQFALDIREELLSELCFDTITYWTNNTSLQKKDSMEYLDENFDKIKPILQSIMDGSADYFISKSHLNTFIFDSPAFYKYINHCGDAKDWEYPVYQLVINNFNGNKNSQKSLDFLWTDEGFRLIMASLD is encoded by the coding sequence ATGAAGTACATCGCTTTAATCTTAATTTCAATGCTTTTTGCATATCCTGTTAATGCCCAGAATAAGGAAAAAATGCATGCTTTTTTTAATCAAGATAGTACTTTAGTTGGATATAAAAACGCTAAGGGTGAAATCGTAATTCCTGCAAAAATCGATGCTAGTTTCGGAATCCCCGATTCTTTTCAAAATATTATATCAGTCTTAGAACCAACAAAGGATGACCGTATTCTATCCTATTTTTTGACAAAAGAGGGAAAAAGGGTAGGGAAGGATAGTCTGTATATGTTTGATAATGTGCCAGACTGTGAAAATGAAGGTTTTATTAGATTTAGAGACCAGAAAACTGATAAAATGGGTTTGCTCAATTCAAAAGGAGAAATTCAAATCCCAGCTATATATAGCCATATTGATCGGGTGAAAAATGGAATGATCGCAGTACTGAAAGATGCAGTCAGAAAAAAAACTCATCCCAATTCTGAATATACTTATTGGGAAGGAGGAAATACCTTTCTGATCGATACTAATAACAATGTATTAATTCAAAAATTTCCAATTGGAGATGAACTTAATTTTCATCTCGTTAGTATAGATGGAACCTATATTGAAGGTGATGATTGGGAAAAATTTACAACCATTGATGGTAAAAAGTTCGCTTTCCTGAATTTTGAAAAAGCATTGCTAACTACAATCAAGCAACAATTTGCATTGGATATTCGTGAAGAGTTATTGAGTGAATTGTGTTTTGACACTATTACCTATTGGACCAATAATACATCTTTGCAAAAGAAAGATTCTATGGAATACCTGGATGAAAATTTTGATAAAATCAAACCTATTCTTCAGAGTATCATGGATGGTTCAGCTGATTACTTTATATCAAAAAGCCATTTAAATACCTTTATTTTTGATAGCCCCGCGTTTTATAAGTATATAAATCATTGTGGAGATGCCAAAGATTGGGAATATCCAGTATATCAACTCGTCATAAATAACTTCAATGGAAATAAAAATAGCCAAAAGTCATTGGATTTTCTCTGGACTGACGAAGGATTTAGGTTAATTATGGCATCACTTGATTGA
- a CDS encoding RagB/SusD family nutrient uptake outer membrane protein: MEHITTPPTIRTSNYTMPTALGSGGWSWGELRNLNYFIQNVNLHTEDVALKNKNLAVAKFFRAWFYFKKVRAFGDVPWYSEPLKTSDEELLYKGRDPRTLVMDSVMQDLDFAIANLGDGTSKNRVTKWTALALKSRIALFEGSYRKYHKYANLPAADRFIIAAKVAAKTLIDSKKYSLYSTGKTETDYASMFQAAAGPTNEVILARSSSQNFIYYTPEFTSTSNGNYGATHSLISDYAMIDGNSYYSANDGKIETKSYFEEFQNRDFRLKQSVVFPGYIRIGTTNIAVNDFAENRTGYQVTKRVGPPIEDQGSDSRDAILMRYAEVLLNYAEARAILGELNQEDLDLTVNALRKRAGINQPLTMPLKTDQLQLNRYKRTTDANVLEICRSAELNLPLKVYVRMICLDGMRATYSERNIPVYILRGLTN, translated from the coding sequence ATGGAACATATTACAACTCCTCCTACCATCCGAACATCCAACTATACTATGCCTACCGCATTAGGAAGTGGTGGTTGGAGCTGGGGAGAGCTTAGAAACCTCAACTACTTTATACAGAATGTGAATCTACACACCGAAGATGTCGCATTAAAAAACAAAAACCTAGCGGTAGCCAAGTTTTTCAGAGCTTGGTTTTATTTCAAAAAAGTTAGAGCTTTCGGCGATGTTCCTTGGTATTCTGAACCACTAAAAACATCTGATGAAGAATTATTATATAAAGGACGTGACCCAAGAACCTTAGTTATGGATAGCGTAATGCAAGATTTAGACTTTGCAATTGCTAACCTAGGTGATGGAACGAGCAAAAACAGGGTAACAAAATGGACAGCATTAGCACTTAAATCTAGAATTGCACTTTTTGAAGGAAGTTACCGGAAATATCATAAATACGCTAATCTTCCTGCTGCAGATAGATTTATAATTGCGGCAAAGGTTGCGGCAAAAACATTAATAGATTCTAAAAAATATAGCTTATATAGTACTGGAAAAACAGAAACAGATTATGCAAGCATGTTTCAGGCAGCTGCAGGCCCAACCAATGAGGTTATATTAGCTCGTTCTTCAAGTCAGAATTTCATTTATTACACCCCAGAATTTACTTCTACTTCTAATGGTAATTATGGAGCTACACACTCTTTAATCAGCGATTATGCCATGATAGATGGAAATTCCTATTACAGTGCAAATGATGGTAAAATAGAAACCAAGTCCTATTTTGAAGAATTTCAGAATAGAGATTTCAGATTGAAGCAATCTGTTGTTTTCCCAGGTTATATTAGAATAGGAACAACTAATATTGCAGTAAATGATTTTGCTGAAAACAGAACTGGTTATCAAGTCACAAAACGGGTTGGACCACCAATTGAGGACCAAGGAAGTGATAGTCGTGACGCTATTCTCATGAGATATGCTGAAGTATTATTAAACTACGCTGAAGCACGAGCTATCCTTGGTGAATTAAATCAAGAAGATCTAGATTTGACTGTTAATGCACTAAGGAAAAGAGCAGGAATTAATCAACCACTAACAATGCCTTTGAAAACTGACCAACTTCAGTTAAATAGATATAAAAGAACAACTGATGCAAATGTTTTAGAGATTTGTCGGAGCGCCGAGTTGAACTTGCCTTTGAAGGTTTACGTAAGGATGATTTGCTTAGATGGAATGAGGGCCACTTATTCAGAACGGAATATTCCGGTATATATATTAAGGGGTTTAACCAATTAA
- a CDS encoding FecR family protein: MEVPIASTFSLILNDGTKVWLNSSSKISYPTKFDSDIRKVTIEGEAYFDVVKDIDRPFIIEANGTEIQVLGTSFNVNAYNKIVSTTLVEGSLIVSNGNNSSIIKPGQEAITNAGVIEIAEPNLLTKTAWQRGEFFFDGNNLHEILEQLKRWYNVDVEGLDQLNYKSTFKGSIDKDQNLSSVLKILNLATGKNLELINKTIIIK; the protein is encoded by the coding sequence ATGGAAGTACCAATTGCTTCAACTTTTTCGCTAATTCTAAATGACGGCACCAAAGTATGGTTAAATTCTTCATCTAAAATTTCCTATCCAACTAAATTTGATTCTGATATCCGAAAAGTAACCATCGAAGGAGAGGCTTATTTTGACGTTGTCAAAGATATAGACAGGCCATTTATCATTGAGGCAAATGGAACAGAAATTCAAGTTTTGGGAACATCATTTAATGTTAATGCCTATAACAAAATAGTGTCAACCACCTTAGTAGAAGGTTCTTTGATAGTTTCCAACGGAAATAATTCTTCAATAATCAAGCCTGGTCAAGAAGCTATTACCAATGCTGGGGTTATCGAGATCGCAGAACCAAATTTGTTAACCAAAACTGCTTGGCAACGAGGTGAATTTTTCTTTGATGGCAATAATCTCCATGAAATCTTGGAGCAATTAAAACGATGGTATAATGTTGATGTGGAGGGATTAGATCAACTAAATTACAAATCTACCTTTAAAGGTAGTATTGACAAGGATCAAAATCTTTCCAGTGTATTAAAAATCTTAAACTTAGCTACTGGAAAAAATTTAGAGTTAATAAATAAAACAATTATTATCAAATAA